A single region of the Thunnus maccoyii chromosome 10, fThuMac1.1, whole genome shotgun sequence genome encodes:
- the LOC121905310 gene encoding chemokine-like receptor 1 produces the protein MTATPSYHTNTTGEEIGSSNDIYADLRGSLNIMSVVIYSLDFVLGVLGNGVVIWVTGFKMKKTVNTVWILNLAVADFLFTAFLPFSATYTALDFHWPFGKFMCKLNSTISFLNMFASVHILVVISVDRCVSVVWPVWAQNHRSVRKASCVSLGVWVLALILSTPYFIFRDTGPSYNNEDIINCFNNFAFSDDYETPSVNQLRQFRHQAMTITRFLLGFVVPFTVIVSCYAVIIHRLRRNRTLASHSSRPFKIIAAVITTFFLCWAPYHIMALIELVNHMASHASEILDHVTTIGVPIATSLAFLNSCLNPLLYVFMGQDFKDKVRKSILNVLETAFQEEVSRSYTYTNSMVTSRSKEKSVSDAEV, from the coding sequence ATGACTGCTACACCTTCCTATCACACCAATACAACAGGTGAAGAAATTGGCTCTTCTAATGACATCTATGCTGATCTGAGAGGGTCTCTCAACATCATGTCTGTCGTTATCTACTCCCTGGATTTCGTTCTGGGTGTGCTCGGAAATGGAGTGGTTATCTGGGTGACTGGGttcaagatgaagaaaacaGTGAACACAGTTTGGATCCTCAACCTtgctgtggctgacttcctctTCACAGCTTTCCTTCCTTTTAGTGCGACGTACACAGCTCTGGATTTCCACTGGCCTTTCGGCAAGTTCATGTGCAAACTGAACAGCACCATAAGCTTCCTGAACATGTTTGCCAGTGTCCACATTCTGGTAGTGATCAGCGTGGACAGATGTGTGTCTGTCGTGTGGCCCGTCTGGGCCCAGAACCACCGAAGTGTACGCAAAGCATCCTGTGTGAGTCTGGGTGTTTGGGTACTGGCTCTGATTCTCAGCACTCCATACTTCATCTTCAGGGACACTGGGCCATCATATAACAATGAAGACATCATCAACTGCTTCAACAACTTTGCCTTTTCTGATGACTACGAAACACCGTCTGTGAATCAGTTGCGACAGTTTCGTCATCAGGCCATGACCATCACCCGTTTCCTCCTGGGTTTTGTTGTCCCCTTCACTGTCATTGTCTCCTGTTATGCTGTGATAATCCATCGTCTCAGGAGGAACCGCACCCTGGCCAGCCATTCAAGTCGCCCCTTTAAGATCATCGCTGCCGTTATCACCACTTTTTTCCTGTGCTGGGCTCCTTATCACATCATGGCTCTAATCGAGTTGGTGAATCACATGGCTAGTCATGCAAGTGAAATATTAGACCATGTCACCACTATCGGGGTCCCTATAGCCACCAGCCTGGCCTTTCTCAACAGTTGTCTGAATCCACTGCTGTATGTGTTCATGGGCCAAGATTTCAAGGATAAAGTTCGTAAATCCATCCTGAATGTACTGGAGACTGCTTTCCAGGAGGAGGTTTCTCGTTCATATACCTATACAAACTCAATGGTCACCAGTCGGAGCAAAGAGAAATCAGTATCTGATGCTGAGGTATAA